DNA sequence from the Shewanella piezotolerans WP3 genome:
AGGCAAACGCGGCGGCTATGCCATGGAAATCGAACAGGAAGGTGGTTGCTAATGCTGCGGCTAGCCAGTGGGTTAGGATATGGGTAACACCGCGGTGTTTTATGTGGCGGCCAGTAAGCTTTACTAGCCACTCCATCCAGTCTGGTGCTGTAGCACCAATAACCACCGGCGCAACATGAATCGGTAATTGTTCTTAGCCTCTCCTCCCTGATAAACGACAAAACGATTGCATTTAGTCTAGTACTTGACTTATATCACTCGTTGCGCAAGGTCCTACTTATACCAGCTTCCAGCGCTAATTTTCGTGCCGGTTCGGAGCTCGTTAGTTGCTTAAATTGATACCAAGCATTATACTGGTTTTCAGTGTTATCGACATATAGAGAAACACCTTCTGGCTGAGTTACAACGCCCTTATCAAAGTTGTTAGCTTTACACTCTGCTGCTGTTCGTCCAGTACACGCCCAATAACTCCCTCGGGGAGCTTTAACCGTCAAAGTGAAAGGAGACAGCTCAGCCAATTCAGTTGCTACTGATTCGTCCTGCTGTAAATTAATTCGATTATGATAATTTCCAATTAATAGTAATAATCTTTCATATGGAGATGTTGAAACTTTCAGTATATTACTTGATAAAACCTCTGCTTTACTTTTCCCAGAAAGGTTTTCCATTAATACATCGATCAACACTATATCGATTTTACTGGGAAGTTTTTGATGAAGAGTTTTCAATTTATTGATCAAAGTAAGCATCGCTGAACTATAACGACCATCCTGCCACTTAGGAGAGCAAGCAGGGTGCTCTAAAAATGCCTCCAGAGTTATTTTCTCGTCAACATATTAGTTTAAAGCTTGCCGCAACGATATAAGTAGCTCAAGCATCACCGCAATTTTACCCGGATTATCAATGATGGTATGCCTCACCATATAGCTTAGGTACTTCAACTGTCCCGTGTACTTCGCTCAACATAATAAAATGATGCTGACTCAGCAGTTCCAAACCAACCACTTCATCACATTACACATCCTGAGCGGCATAGCTATAGCTATGATAATAGCAACATAAAGATAATAATATTTTTCATAAAACTCCTTTTTTATAGCCTCAAAATGCAAAGATTATAATGGATGTTAAGAACGAAAAGCATGACGTACCTATTCACATTAAGAAATCAAGAATTAAGTATTTGAAATAAAATGACTTAAATAAAGGAAGGCGACATTAGTTAGGTTTGTACGATAAAGGCTAACAAATGTAGTTTGCTAGCCTTTAAGTAAACGACTATTTAAGACTTCAACAGTCTATTGAGTGATTAGACAGCGCGGTCATCTGGTGTGCAATCTGGATAAGTGTAATCTGAATAAATTTCATGTAAAAACCATGCATTTCCTAACCACAACGCGGCTTTAGCCTCTTTAGGTAAACTACTTCCAGCCCAATAACGGGCTTGGTCTTTAGTCAATTACTTAATTGTAAACAAGCCATGATTGACCTACAAAATACGCCCATCCCCCATTGAAGTTGCCGAAGTACGTTAAAGAAATAGCCGTAATGCCCACACGGTCTTTCTCATGCATCCATGCACTTCAAGACATTCAGGCATCCTGCCTATCAGAGTTGGGCATAGCTTTCGCGGGACAGGCCGTTCTTTGGCATCTGCCCCATATGGATATGGGAATGTCTATATGAAGTCGGGAACATCATTGACCACGCCATCACGGCATTCGTAAATCCATTTACATCAGATGTCCCATCGGAAGCGTTAGGTTATTTCGAATAAGTACAAGGGAGACAACTTCGTCTGGGGCGCAGAAGGTTTGTTAAGGGGGACAAGCGCTATCCCCCTTGGCTCGGGTGTGGGCGAAGCGCCACGACCTTACATCAAACGAAGTTTGAGTGATTTGGCTTTTAGATGCAGAAGTGCTTTAAGCACCAACAAACTTTTGTCCAAAACTGAGCTAGAAAAAACAATTACCATAAACAGATAAAAGCCATTTACCAGCTCACTCTCAGCCCGCTTTGGCCACTTCAATCGTTGAGGGCTCTGTGTCCTGCGAGCGCAATAATCCAAGCTCAGCGGCTAAGCCTTGTGGGTCACTGACGACTAATTTAAGTTCCTCTATCTGCTCGGGCAATTGGCCGAGTGCACCAAAGTATGTCTGTGGTTGGCTGAATTTAAGCTGTAAATTAGCGCTTGCTCCACGGCCGATGCAGAGTAACTCTGAGTCTTGAGTTTGTTTGTGCCACTCGCCAACTTCGACCTCTGCGATATCATCTATATCGATAGCCAAAAAGCCCCACATGCTGTTGTTAATGATCAGTTTGTCCTGTTGGATATAAACGGAGTAGTGGCGTGAAACTCGGTAGTTTGCGGTAATAAAAATAACCCCGTAAGCAATAATACTGGAGATGATAATCGCCACTAACTCACTCCACTGCGCCAGTAGAAAATACACCACAGTGGCCGACCCCACCGTTGCTAACAGCATTAATAACCATGCCCAAGGCTTGCCTGATAACAGCGCTATTGAATGATCACTTTCGACATGATTGCGGGTAAACCAAGGGATGGCGTAGTACCAACTAGCAGGCTCTGACGCCAACACCAATGCTAAAGAGCGCTTCTTGTCATCTTCGTTTTGATACTTTTCAACAATATGAACTCTAGGGTCGCCTTTCAAGCTCCGCGCTTGCCAAAGCCCTTTGACAATACTTACCATCAAGTACAGCTCAATGATGAGCAATATGGCAATAATCGGGTACCTAAACCACATAATAAATTCAAAATAACTGGCAATTTCGGCAGGAAAACTTAGCCTAGCCATCAAGCCACTTAGACTAAAAATGAGCAATAACTTCCAAGCTTTTTGCTGGCCTGCTTTGATTATCCACAACCAATAAAAAAAAGGTAAAACCACAAAGTAGAGACCTGTTACAGCAGCTAGTTTTATCTCATCAATATCAGTTAATAACGTGTCTGGAAGAGTGTTAAAACCTAACACATAGCTGATAATGGCCAGTGCTAAAAAGCTTATCCTGAACTTTACGCTGCGCCGCATATTAGCTCCCTGCGATTATTATGATTATTGTTACTATTTAACGCTTCACTTAACGTACGCATATATCACGCTAATTGAAAGTTAAGCCCGCAGACAACCCCATGCTTAAGTGTAAACTAATGTTAGTACTACCAAATCCGATGTATTGTGCGTATGTTTAGCCGTTCACCGTCATTTTTCAGGAAGCAGTCTTTTGCTTAAGTTACTCTCCCGCTCAGGTTCTTTATTGGCTCTCATTAGTTTGCTAATGCTATCCGCATTAACAAGCGCCAACGCTGACGATAATCCCCCGTTCACTATTCCTCGAACCCAAACCGTGGCGCTGCAAGATAGCGATAGAAGCTATGAGCTCTATATTAAGCTACCTAAAGGCTATAGCGCAGAGCGCAACAAGGCTAAACGTTACCCGGTTATTTACATCACCGACGCTATGTATGCTTTTCAGATTGTCTCAGGTGCGACTCGCTTTCCAATGAACTCGAATAAAATGCAGCAGGCGATATTAGTTGGGATCTCATGGCAACATGGCCTTCGAAGCGACAAGAGCCGAGTGCGAGATTTTACCCCAAGCATTGATAACAGTTGGAAAAAACAGACCGGTGGTGCTGATAGGCACATTGCCTTTCTACAGCAAGAAATATTGCCCTATATGCAACAGCATTTCAGAACCGAGCCTAAACAACGCACTTTTGTTGGCAACTCTTTAGGGGGGCTGTTAGGCGGTTATATTCTTCTTAAAAAGCCTGAGTTGTTTCGTAACTATGTGCTCGGCAGCCCATCCTTTTGGTGGCATAAACAGATGATATTTGAGCTAATGAAGCAGCAAAAAAAGACCTTGAGTAATATAAAAGCCAACGTATTTATTGGTATAGGTTCGCTAGAACATAATCGCGATGGCGGCTTTTCAAACTTTGATATGGTCGCTAATGCGCAGCAATTTAAAGCAGCGCTCGACAGCATTAATAGCCAAAAAAATACGACGAAAGGCATTAATAGCAAATTACAGGTTATCGACGAGGCCAGCCATGAAACGGCTTTTCCGACGAGTGCCATACAGGGGCTTTATTGGTTGTTTAACTTTAGCAATGGCGTCAGTGAAAAGGTTATTTAGACTGCTTCAGTGCCAAGCTGTTCAATGCGTAGAATACATGGGGTTCTAATCTTAACGGTATCGTTATTATGTTCGATTTCATGTTCATACCAATGTATGTATAAACGTAGCTGGGCATTGTCATCGAACTCATTGCTGTTATAAAAACTGCGATAGCAGCGCGTATGTTCAAGATAACCAGCGTGGTACAACTTTAATATGCGCCCGCCAATATGGATCTCTCGAAAATCGACACCATGAGCAGAATTATGGGGGAAATGATAACGTCCGTAACGATAACTACCATCGAGTACCTCGATGTTCTGCCCTTTAGTTAACAACGAACTTAACTGTAGTGCATCGACACGGCTTGTAAGACACACGCCACTAACGACAACGCAGCTCAATACCGCTGCGGTCCAACGTAAAGCCCCTTGAGGCTTAAACAAACATACGCAAACCCAAATAACCAAGATTAGAATAGCGACCATCAATAGTGCTAATTCATAGTCGGCCCATTGGCTCGAATCGAAACTCGTTACCCAATTCGACATACGCTCTCCTCCATGCAAACAATTCCTTTTGTTTGTCGCCATAGTCTCGATGAGGTAACGTTTTAAGTGGATGCTAAAATGATGGCCAAATGGACTATGTAGGTTACCCGTGACACATTAAGTATAGACAGTTCTGCAATTGTTCAAGCAAGGTTGGGCAGCGCAATGCCCATTTTTCGGTGCAGCAGCTAGCCATAAAAAAACGCCTTCAGATAGAAGGCGTTTATAATGATGAACTTATCATTACCTCAGTGATGCCGAGGTAAGTGGTACTACAATTAAAAAACTAAATAATCTAATCCAAGCGCTATAAACAGTGCCATGCCGGCCCAGTTATTATTCAAAAATGCCTTAAAGCAAGGCGCTCTTTCGCGACCAAAAATCAGTTTTTGCTGGTATAGGGCGAAGCCGATAAAAGCAAGAATACCGCCGCCATAAATCACTCCACGTTCAGCAATTAACCCTGCAATAATAAAGCATGCGAGGGCGGCGAACTGAAAGGCTGCAATGATCTGTCGGTCATATTTACCAAATAAAATAGCCGTCGATTTAATGCCTACTTTGAGGTCATCATCACGATCAACCATGGCATACATGGTGTCGTAAGCAACCGTCCAACACCAGTTCGCAGCAAACAGCCACCAAGCTTCAGCCGGAACCGTACCAGTTTGTGCTGCATAGGCCATTGGAATCGACCAGCTCCAAACCGTGCCAAGGAACATCTGCGGCATATTGGTATAGCGCTTGGTAAACGGATAGATGATAGTAAGAATGATACCAACTACTGATAGCTTGACCACTAGCGGGTTGAGTAACAACACCAAGCAAAAGGCGAACAGCGCCATAACCAAAAAAACAATTAGCGCTTCTTTGCTGCTGATTTCACCACTGGCTAATGGGCGAGACTGAGTGCGTTCAACATGTGCATCAAGATTGCGGTCAGCGTAGTCATTAATCACACAGCCACAAGCACGCATCACTACCACGCCAATGACAAAAATAACCAGCACCTTAATATCTGGCATCCCACCAGCAGCAAACCATAATGCCATTAAACAAGGCCACATTAGCAGCAAGGTGCCAATAGGACGGTCCATACGACTTAGTCGCAGATAGACATCCAATTTATCCCTTAAATTCATTTTACTAGGCTCTCCTAAAACGTCTTCGGCCTTTAATTAATACCCAAACCAGTTTAAATCCTTTTGGCTCGGGATGTCTCTGCATTATGACTGAGCTGAATCAGTATTCAACTGCTATCGCTAATTCGCTAAAAGGGGTCCAGTTATAGCTTCTCTAGCCGAGCATAAGCAATCACTAACCACTTACTGCCAACATCATAAAAATTGACCTGAATTCGCGCCTGTGGGCCACTGCCTTCGTAATTGGTAACAGTACCTTCACCAAATTTGGGATGACTCACTTTTTGGCCTATTTTGAAACCAGACTCGTTAAAAGAGCTGTCCTGTTTGCTAAAACGTGTACTTACTGCCGGCGCTGACACTTGGGTACGCATGCGGATCTCTTGTACAAATTGCTCAGGGATCTCTTTCACAAAACGTGACGGTCTAGCAAAGCTCTCTCGGCCATATATGCGGCGAGACTCGGCATAGGTTATATAGAGCTGTTGCATCGCTCGGGTCATCCCCACATAACAAAGACGTCGCTCTTCATCGAGGCGGTCACCTTCATCGATTGCCATCTGGCTGGGGAACAAACCCTCTTCAACGCCCGCCATGAATACCATAGGGAATTCAAGACCTTTGGCTGAGTGCAATGTCATCAACTGCACCGCATCGGTAAACTCGTCGGCTTGGCCTTCACCAGCCTCTAATGCTGCGTGAGATAGGAAAGCGTCAAGCTCGCCCATATCTTCAAGCTCTTCAGGCACAACAAAGCTGCGCGCTGCAGTGACCAGCTCCTCCAAGTTTTCAACGCGTGCCCTGGCCTTTTCGCCCTTTTCAGTTTCATACATCAGTTTAAGGCCAGACGCTTGGATCACATGGTCGGTGCGTCTGTGTAACGATTGCTCTTCAGTGTCTACTCTTAGCGCGACGATTAAGTCCATAAAACCACGAACGGCATTGGCTGCACGGCCGCTAAGTACTTTTTCCTCTAGCAAACGCACACAAGCATCCCACAGGGTAAGCTCTTGCTGACGTGCTGTAGTACGCATTATCTCTAAGGTTCTACCGCCAATACCGCGCGCAGGTGTATTCACGACACGCTCAAAGGCGGCATCATCATTTTTATTGCTAATGAGCCTCAGGTAACCCATGGCGTC
Encoded proteins:
- a CDS encoding alpha/beta hydrolase, with the protein product MLKLLSRSGSLLALISLLMLSALTSANADDNPPFTIPRTQTVALQDSDRSYELYIKLPKGYSAERNKAKRYPVIYITDAMYAFQIVSGATRFPMNSNKMQQAILVGISWQHGLRSDKSRVRDFTPSIDNSWKKQTGGADRHIAFLQQEILPYMQQHFRTEPKQRTFVGNSLGGLLGGYILLKKPELFRNYVLGSPSFWWHKQMIFELMKQQKKTLSNIKANVFIGIGSLEHNRDGGFSNFDMVANAQQFKAALDSINSQKNTTKGINSKLQVIDEASHETAFPTSAIQGLYWLFNFSNGVSEKVI
- the ubiA gene encoding 4-hydroxybenzoate octaprenyltransferase, with amino-acid sequence MNLRDKLDVYLRLSRMDRPIGTLLLMWPCLMALWFAAGGMPDIKVLVIFVIGVVVMRACGCVINDYADRNLDAHVERTQSRPLASGEISSKEALIVFLVMALFAFCLVLLLNPLVVKLSVVGIILTIIYPFTKRYTNMPQMFLGTVWSWSIPMAYAAQTGTVPAEAWWLFAANWCWTVAYDTMYAMVDRDDDLKVGIKSTAILFGKYDRQIIAAFQFAALACFIIAGLIAERGVIYGGGILAFIGFALYQQKLIFGRERAPCFKAFLNNNWAGMALFIALGLDYLVF